The DNA segment CTTGGAGTTTTATTGTCCAGTATTATTTAGTGGAATGTGATTGATTATATTTGTTCACTTTTGATTCACAGAGTGTTTGTTTATAAATCCATGGTGCTGTATTTCCTAACATCAATGTCTTCTTTCGGCTGAAATAGTATTAAATCCTGTATATTTGAATTTGTAGATAATGGGTAGGAAGTCCAATCCAGATATGACTTACTTGGAAATTGAGAAGTTATTAGATAAGAAGAAAGGTAAAACATCGAATGATGAAATAGAGGAGCTCCATTTTGATGCATCTGAGGGgaaaaatttgacaaaatcCGTGCAAGGATTGAATTTGGTTAGGCCAGTTCCCAAGAGAGGTGCCAAATTTCAGACAACTGATAAACCAGTGGAATTAGACAATAAAAAATCTAATGAACCATATAAAACGGGAACGAAAGAGAGTAAAAGCAATGTTCCTGATGTTATCTTGCGAAAACCGAAGCCGTTTAACGAGGATGATGgtaatgaaaaatattcaagattTGGAATGAAGCCAAATCTAACATTGAAAATGTGGAAAGAGCCGCAGAAGGAGAGGTTTAGTGATATAACTCTGTTAAAGAAACCTGAGATGACAATTAATCCTGATGGACTGGAAGGGACTGATACTTCCGGTTCTGGTGATGCCAAATCTTTAGTTATGGACGGAACTGAAGATACCATTTTGAAACCTGGTGTGCTTTCACAAAAGCCAGAGCTGATACATTTTAATTCGAAGGACGAGCAAGAACACAAAACATCCGAGGAGTATAGCGAGCCTAGCTCCAGTGACGTTGATGCTGAAGATAAGTCCCTGATTTCCAACTCATTTAATGCATCCGCAGCAGGTAATCTGATCGATGTATGGATTATCTTTTTAATGTTTTAGCATCTGAAGCTCAGAAAATATAGCAGTTCCGAAGAATCAAACCTTCATTTTTTAAATCGAATATGCCATTTCTTTTTCAAGAATCGCTGTCTAATATGTGGTCGGATGTGAAAATATCTTCGTACGGAGCTTCTCAAAGTACACGTGCAACATCTGCAAATACTGCCCTCATTGGAAAACCTAGAAGGCCTGTAATATCCGTCTATCTCTGCATACTCTTTTCATATGCATTTGTTTTTCAGCCGCTAAATATGTTTTTCTAATATCATTTTTACTTCTGaggattaattttttaattcataatttttaactATTATACTATTTACAGATTAGACATTCCTCGGAAAGCAGAAAATCAAAAAATTCATAAGGAGAGAGTTCCCTTGAATGTTGAAAACTTGGGAATTTCTGTGGAACTTGAGAATTTCATCTCAAATTCACCAGTTAAGGTTGGCAGTGATATCTTTAATCTGATGCTCATATATTATGTGTTATATGATTTAATGTTGCCAACTCATCTAGGAGCGTGAAGATGAAGACTGGGCTAGAGCTGAAGAGCTCATTAAGACAGGGCATAGGGAAGAAGTGGAATTGATTAGCTCCAGCACTAGAGGATTTGTTGTGAGTTTGATTAGTCCAACAAATATTTGTCTGGTGAAGTGTTGCTAATTTAGTTTTATATCTGGCTttccaatttgaaaatttcgactTCGCGGACAGGTATCATTTGGTTCCCTGATAGGATTCTTACCTTATCGCAATCTTGCTGCTCGGTGGAAATTCTTAGCGTTTGAGTCATGGTTAAGAAGGAAAGGCGTCGATCCATCTATTTACAGACAAAATCTTGGCGTAATTGGAAACTCTGAATCTACTAGCTTGAGTGATTCCCCTGAATCAGGAGATTCAGAAATTGATCATAAAGGTAGCAGGGCAATATCATCTGACATGAAACTCGAAGAACTTCTTATGATTTACGACCAAGagaaactaaaatttttatcttCATATGTTGGTCAGGTTTGTATGACAATGTTTGGCATCAAGAAACTcaccatttttatttatttatatttcacaAATATAACTGTTGCAGAAAATCAAAGTTGGTGTGGTATTGGTCGACAGAAATTCCAGGAGGTTaatattttctattaaaaaaaaagaaaaagaggaacTGGTCGAGAAGAAGAGAAGTCTCATGGTAAAAAAGTATTGTTCCATGATGTAattgtttcttttatttaatcttttttaCTTTGAAGCCATTAGCAGCATATTTATCTACTTTCGATGAGCTgcaaatgatagaatttgaaaattttatgattattacAACCTTTATAACAATGGCAACCCCTTATCCGTGAATGTTTGATGCTGCTTATGAGTCTCTCAACCTTCGGAGTCATCCCAGTCATATCCTGAGAAAACAATGAATCTACCACTAAGCTCATTGACTGGACCCATTAGTATGATTTTTTAGTAAGTC comes from the Primulina huaijiensis isolate GDHJ02 chromosome 8, ASM1229523v2, whole genome shotgun sequence genome and includes:
- the LOC140982126 gene encoding uncharacterized protein, producing the protein MDGITLSKTCRPNYSSALRFFPQLFSPVNKSRILSFSPRKPRNFSIFASKDEPRLDEWDEMELKFGKMIGEDPKITLAKIMGRKSNPDMTYLEIEKLLDKKKGKTSNDEIEELHFDASEGKNLTKSVQGLNLVRPVPKRGAKFQTTDKPVELDNKKSNEPYKTGTKESKSNVPDVILRKPKPFNEDDGNEKYSRFGMKPNLTLKMWKEPQKERFSDITLLKKPEMTINPDGLEGTDTSGSGDAKSLVMDGTEDTILKPGVLSQKPELIHFNSKDEQEHKTSEEYSEPSSSDVDAEDKSLISNSFNASAAESLSNMWSDVKISSYGASQSTRATSANTALIGKPRRPVISVYLCILFSYAFVFQPLNILDIPRKAENQKIHKERVPLNVENLGISVELENFISNSPVKEREDEDWARAEELIKTGHREEVELISSSTRGFVVSFGSLIGFLPYRNLAARWKFLAFESWLRRKGVDPSIYRQNLGVIGNSESTSLSDSPESGDSEIDHKGSRAISSDMKLEELLMIYDQEKLKFLSSYVGQKIKVGVVLVDRNSRRLIFSIKKKEKEELVEKKRSLMAQLSVGDVVKCCIKKITYFGVFVEVEGVPALIHQSEVSWDATLDPESYFKVGQIIDAKVHQLDFLLERIFLSLKEITPDPLIEALEAVVGDHDSLGDELEAVQENSEWTDVESLIKELLQFEGIQSVSKGRYFLSPGLAPTFQVYMASMFENQYKLLARAGNRVQEVIVETSLDKEELKSAILTSTNRVE